One window from the genome of Paramisgurnus dabryanus chromosome 24, PD_genome_1.1, whole genome shotgun sequence encodes:
- the LOC135721267 gene encoding uncharacterized protein, with product MFGPSNPDARLAEIIINVTQDNISYDFDERYRDRLHVDHQTGSLTIRDLKTTDTGVYQLQISNIKETIYKRYNVFVAAAEPALSALYIGLICAAVLLPILGAIILAVAIGYRRKYSQLKDEMKTVSVIEGNSATLKSGITGIQEDYEIIWRFGAKGPMIARINIKTNDVLYSKDERFRNKLHLDNKTGDLIVSDIKIKISGDYHMEITRRNKITQSKRFRVILRDDKLKVTKGESVELQTGISELQDDDQIQWRSEAKDAIIAERNGKSNETSINCEIFGNMRMDPQTGSLTITNIKHSDSGVYELQIKTKTTTLYKKFNVVVWFETLNHKVGDSVLLETKLHELMKDHRILWTFGNINTRIAEIDRVSGQMYVYKGNDERFIDRLILNKQNGDLTIRNIRRGHSDVYKLQINNSSESKCKSFMLFVNENLISVMEGESVTLRCPTDIKSDEVIILWMFGTEESLIAKADMNNKMLYDGADERFKDKLELDQTGSLTITGINSKHTGIYKLQIISNRETTYKRYRVSLHDYIEMVSEEIPLLPIRTSQQQQYTGKSPVLN from the exons ATGTTTGGACCTTCAAATCCAGATGCTCGTCTTGCTGAAATCATCATAAATGTAACCCAGGATAACATCTCATATGATTTTGATGAGAGATACAGAGACAGACTTCATGTGGATCATCAGACCGGATCTCTCACCATCAGAGATCTCAAAACTACAGACACAGGAGTTTATCAACTACAGATCTCCAACATCAAAGAGACCATATACAAGagatacaatgtgtttgtgg CCGCTGCAGAACCAGCACTGTCTGCATTATATATAGGACTGATATGTGCTGCTGTCCTGTTGCCTATACTGGGAGCTATAATACTGGCTGTGGCTATTGGATATAGGAGGAAATACTCTCAACTCAAAG ATGAAATGAAGACTGTGTCAGTGATTGAGGGAAATTCTGCCACATTGAAATCTGGGATCACTGGAATACAAGAAGATTATGAAATAATCTGGAGGTTTGGGGCCAAAGGCCCCATGATTGCTCGGATCAACATAAAGACCAATGATGTCCTATATAGTAAAGATGAGAGATTTAGAAACAAACTTCATCTGGATAATAAGACCGGAGATCTCATTGTCAGTGATATTAAAATCAAGATATCTGGAGATTATCACATGGAGATCACCAGAAGAAACAAAATAACTCAATCAAAGAGATTCAGAGTTATTCTCCGAG ATGACAAATTAAAGGTCACAAAAGGAGAATCTGTTGAACTACAGACGGGCATTTCTGAACTACAGGATGATGATCAGATACAGTGGAGATCTGAAGCTAAAGATGCCATCATAGCTGAAAGAAATGGAAAGAGCAATGAGACCTCAATAAACTGTGAGATATTTGGAAACATGAGAATGGATCCTCAGACTGGATCTCTCACCATCACAAACATTAAACACTCAGACTCTGGAGTTTATGAACTACAGATTAAGACCAAAACTACAACTTTATATAAGAAATTCAATGTTGTCGTCTGGT TTGAAACATTAAATCATAAAGTAGGAGATTCTGTCCTTCTAGAAACCAAACTCCATGAGCTGATGAAAGACCATAGGATACTGTGGACGTTTGGAAATATAAATACCCGTATAGCTGAAATCGACAGAGTCAGTGGTCAGATGTATGTATATAAGGGGAATGATGAGAGATTCATAGACAGGCTGATACTAAATAAACAGAATGGAGATCTGACCATCAGAAACATCAGGAGAGGACATTCAGATGTTTATAAACTGCAGATCAACAACAGCTCAGAGAGTAAATGCAAGAGTTTCATGCTGTTCGTAAATG AGAATCTGATATCAGTAATGGAGGGAGAATCTGTCACATTGAGATGTCCCACTGACATAAAGAGTGATGAAGTGATAATATTGTGGATGTTTGGAACTGAAGAAAGCCTCATAGCTAAAGCTGATATGAACAACAAGATGCTTTATGATGGTGCTGATGAAAGATTCAAAGACAAACTAGAGCTGGATCAGACTGGATCTCTCACCATCACAGGCATCAACAGTAAACACACAGGAATTTATAAACTACAGATCATCAGCAACAGAGAGACCACATACAAGAGATACAGAGTTTCTCTCCATG ATTATATTGAGATGGTGTCAGAGGAGATTCCTTTACTTCCCATACGAACCTCACAACAGCAGCAGTacacaggaaaatccccagtgttaaattaa
- the LOC135721139 gene encoding uncharacterized protein, translating into MSYVTFFCLLLWSLSGVFCDNESVSVMEGHPVTLSVNLTETQKEEGISWKFGPTGVLIAGIMREDNNVRLFDDKPDGRFKNRLKLNNHTGSLTITNTNITHTGLYQLINTKTNNKLKTFNIIVYARLPVPVISRVSSQCSSSSSSSNCSLLCSVLNVRDVSLSWYKGNSLLSSISVSDLNIRLSLPLEVDYQDNNTYSCVVNNPIGNQTQYLNINDVCQSCSDFCHCGFTEAVIRLVVSALVGAATVAVLVFDIRTRRDEEKRMRSDILYG; encoded by the exons ATGAGCTATGTGACTTTCTTCTGTTTGCTCTTGTGGAGCCTGTCTG gtgttttttgTGATAATGAGTCTGTGTCAGTGATGGAGGGACATCCTGTCACTTTATCTGTCAATCTCACTGAAACACAGAAAGAGGAGGGAATCTCCTGGAAGTTTGGACCTACAGGAGTTCTTATAGCTGGAATCATGAGAGAAGACAATAATGTCAGGTTATTTGATGATAAACCTGATGGGAGATTCAAAAACAGACTGAAGTTAAACAATCACACTGGATCTCTGACCATCACAAACACCAACATCACACACACTGGACTTTATCAACTAATCAACACCAAGACAAACAACAAActcaaaacatttaacattatCGTCTATG CTCGTCTGCCCGTTCCTGTCATCAGCAGAGTTTCTTCTCAAtgttcttcatcatcatcatcatcaaactGTTCATTGTTGTGTTCAGTGTTGAATGTGAGAGATGTGAGTCTGTCCTGGTACAAAGGAAACAGTTTATTGTCCAGCATCAGTGTGTCTGATCTCAACATCAGACTCTCTCTACCTCTGGAGGTGGATTATCAGGATAACAACACTTATAGCTGTGTGGTGAACAATCCCATTGGCAATCAGACTCAATATCTAAACATTAATGATGTCTGTCAGTCGTGTTCAG ACTTCTGCCATTGTGGTTTTACTGAAGCTGTGATCCGATTGGTCGTCTCTGCTCTGGTGGGTGCGGCTACTGTTGCTGTTCTGGTTTTTGACATCAGAACCAGAAGAGATGAAGAGAAGAGGATGAGATCAGACATACTGTATGGTTAA